The genomic DNA CCGTCGACGTTGGCGCTGAGCTATGTGCGACCGCCACCCCCGGCACCGATACCCCAGCCGAAGACTTGCCCGAGGTCGCGCCGGCCCCGGCCGACTCCCCCGCTGCGCCACCAGCACCGGAGACCAAAGAGTCGCTCGATGAGGACGACGGCTTCGACTTCACCTTCGAGGCCCCTCCGATGGTCCGCGGCGGACTCTGACCGCGCCCGCTTCGACCTCCCGCCCACTGGCGCAGCCGAGGAGGTCACCCATGGCGGATCACGCCGACACCCACGGTCCCAACACCGGGGACACTCCCCTGCCCGAAGACACCTCGCTGGACGCACCGGGAAGCGGTGACCTCGGATCCGGCACCGACGGCGGTGCGGCCGCGACAGCCACCTCGGCGGGCAAGGCGCTCGCTCAGCGTGGCGTCGAGGCGGGGGTGAAGAAGGCGACCGGGTCCGACGTTGCCGTCAGCGCCCTGCGGGGAGCGCAGAAGGCCCGTAGTGGCGACATGATCGGCGGTGCCCAAGACGTCGCTGCCTCCGGAGCCGGAGCACTCACCACCGCAGCCATCGCAGGCACCGGAGCCGGAGCGCCCGTCGCGGGACTCGCCGGATCGGCCGTCACCACCATCTTCCAGACCAAGGCCTTCCGCTACCTCTTCGCCGGCATCGCAGCGCTCGTCGTCGTCACCTTGGTGCTGCAGACCGTGCTCATCTCCGGGGTCACTGCCGCGATCGTCAGCGCCGTCCTACCTTCCGTCAGCCAAGCAGCCATGCAGTCCGACACCTGCAACGACACGGGCAATCACGGTGGAGCGATCCCGGGTGACGTGGCCGGTGGGGACATCGAGGAGAAGGTGTGGAACTACCTCCGCGGCGCCGGGTACAGCGAAGAGCAGACCGCCGGGGTCATGGGGAACATCGAACGCGAGAGCAGCTTCAACCCGTTCATCGCCCAAGGCGAAGCGAGCACCCCGTCGATCGGTTCCGGCTGGGGACTTGTGCAGTGGACTGGCAGCCGCCACGCCGAGATCCGCGACGCCGTGATCGACGAGCTCGGCACCGAGTACTACATCGCCGCACCCACCATGCAGCAGTTGCCCGCCACGATGTCCGAGGAGGACGTCGATGCGATGGTGCTGTTCCAACTGCGGTACATCATTGGAGAGCTCGAGGGCGTCGAGAAAGCGGCAGGTGACCATCTCGCCTCGACATTCACGGTCGAGGAGGCCACGCGATCGTTCGAAGCGAAGTACGAACGCTCCGGTGTCATGGCGATCGACGAACGCATCGCCAACGCCCAGACGTTCTACGACCAGTACTCCGGCACGGCTGCGCCTGACCCCGGCGGCACTGCGCACGTTCCGGCCTCAGACGAGTCCGCTGGCACCGTTCCAGCCGATGTCGCGGACGCCTCGAGGTCCGACTGCACCGGCTCGTCGATCACCCCGGGATCCGAGACCGGCTCCGTCACTCCATGCCCCAGCGGCACCCCCGGCTGCGTGAACATCGCCGCCCTGATCCAGCCATCCGCTTCTCTGTCCTGTCCGGACGGGACCGCAGACAACGGCACCACCACCGCCTACTACCAGGGGCAGGGCAAGCCGATCCGGCTGTGCGCCCTCGACGACGTCACCGACCTCAACGGCCGCCCGATCGTCATGAACGCGACCATCGCGCCTGAGTTCGTAGAGTTCTGGACCGATGCAGAAGCACAGGGGCTCGAGCTGACGATCACCTCCTCCTACCGGTCCCACGCCACGCAGCAGTCTCTGTACGCGAACTCTCCCGGCGGCGCTGCCCGCCCCGGATGGTCGAACCACGAGTTCGGGATGGCCTTCGACATCGGCAACTTCCCCGCCTCCTACTCGCGGCACAACTGCGGACCCACCCAGACCCCCGAGGCTGCCTGCTCCTACCCAGGCACCGGCGCCGACCTGGAGCGATGGAAGAAACTCCGCGAGCTCGGCCTGAAGCACGGCATGTACATCCACGACGAAGAGTTCTGGCACATCGAGTTCATTCCCTCCGGGCTGCACCGCGACCGCAATATCGACGTCTACGAAGGATGACCAGCATGGGCTCGAAGATGATCCAGGGATTCGTGATCGGGACGATCGTGCTGCTCGTCCTCACCGCAGCGTTCTGGCTAATCCCCAGGCCGGACCCGGAGACCGGAGAACCGTCGCAGGACGGGAGCACCGATGTCGCTGTGCTGCCCTCCGATGGCGGGTCAGATCAGCCGGTGGAGAGCGACGCACCGTCCCCGCCGACAGTCGAGGACACCTCAGAATCGGTGGGCGATCGGACCGAACCCGAACAGGTCGCACGCGCCTTCGTGATCACGTACCCGGGCGACATCCAGTCCCTCGCCGATCCGACATTCCTCGCCTCCCTCGACAGGGTCGACGCGCCACTGCTTGAACAGGTCACCGACCTGAGCGTCGAGCAGGTCGATCACGCCTCTGGTGACATCTACGAGCGGTACGCCTTCACCGTCTCCGGCACCTACGAAGGGGTCGAGATGCAGGTTTATTCAATCGTCGTCGCACGCCCTACCGAGCCCGCCGAGGGTGGCGGCGCCGCGGACAACACCTTCGAGTACAAGGTCCACTCCTTCGACTGGTCCCCGGACATGCTGGGCGACGATGAGGATCCAGGGCCGGCCGCGAACCTGGTCTCCCCGCTCACGGCCCAGCAGCGCGGCGATCTGATGAGCGAGACCCGCACGAACGTGATCGCACAGGTACTGACCGTCGACCCCGAAGAGAGCGATGAGCAGCGCCAGGCACGACTGGACAAGATCATCGTCGAGCCCACGAGCGCGACCCCACCGATGTCACGAAGCGGCCGGTACGCCATGAGGACCGAGATCCACTCCCAGGTCTACGCCACTGAGCCCGGAGGCGCGATCATAATCAGCTACAACGGCTCCTGGGTGGACCCCTACGATGCTGAGTACCACGGCACCTGGGCGCTGACGGCCACCATCGTGCGTGACGACAACGCCGAGCTCGTCGTCCAGAGCGTCGAGGAGACGCCCACAAGCGATGGCAACGACGAGTAGCTGTCGTGTTCGAGACGGTGTTGCCGGGGCACAGCAAGCAAGTCAGGATCTCCCAACACTCGGGGTCAATCTCGGCAGGAGGTTCTTGAGCCCGAGAGCGGGCAGCCAAAGGGTCGCGGCATTGATGCCTGCCGGCGCTCGCTAGGACGCGGACGTCGCTGGCCCTCTACGCACTCACGCCAACGCTACGGCCCCCTCGATGAAGGCGCGGCGTATGCCTTCCCTACCGCTTCCCCGCAGCCCCAGGGCGTCGATGTTGCGACCCTCGGCCATGAAGTCCCGATCACACAGGGCCGAGGCCAGCACGGTCAGGGAACGGTTGATCGGGGCGTCCACGCCGACCTCGTCGGCCAGAGCCAGCCACGGGACCATACCGAAGGGGACGTCCTCGGTGAAGTAGCGGTGGGTCAGCGAGTCGGGCTCGGGGAAGGCTTGCCGACCGTACGCCTGGATGATGCGCTCCTGGGTGGTGCCCTCGGTGACGCCGTAGGCGGTCTCCAAGGTTTGCCAGAAGGTCTTGGACTCCACGCCCAGCGCGTGGCTGATCGCCATCCGCTCGGCTTCCATCTTGTCGATGACCGCAGCGATGCGGGGAGTGACCAGGCTGTGCAGCGGATGCTGGGCCTGGTCCTCCACGGTCTTGATGTTCAGGACCGACGGGGGCAGGTGGTAGATCGGGTTGTGGTTACTCAGTCCAACGGTGAGCGCATCGGGGCCGGGTACGTAGCGTCCCCCGAAGTAGGTGTTCAAGTGCTCCACGCACCGATCAGTGAAGGAGGCGGGCACCGAGGCGATCTCCACGGAGTGCTTGATCGCTCCGATGTAGACCGTCGTCTCCCCGCTCTTCCGGCAGGTGTACAAGCTGGTGGGCGTCTCCGCGACGTAGCTCGGAGAGCGGCTCTGCTCGGCGAACTGGTGCAGCAGCCGCACCCCGCTGCCCAGCGCGCCGGGCTGGAAGAGGATCATCTGCTCGGGGTGGGCGACCGCAGCAAGTTGCTGGCCGATGTATTCGTGGGCGAAAGCTGGGGCGACGATGACGATCGTGTCCGCTCCATCGACAGCCTCGGCGATGTCGGAGGTGAGCAGGCGCGGGGTGCCTTTGCCCTCGACCTCGCCGGTGAGCTCGATCCCGCCGCTCTTCTCGACGTCGACCAGTGGGTCGCCGAAGCGGTCGTAGAGCCTGACGTCATGGCCGCTGAGCGACATATGGCCGGCGATGGCGAGTCCGACGTTGCCGGCTCCGAGAACTGCGATTTTTCCCATGGGGGGGTTCCTTTCGATGCAGGTGAGCGAGCAGGTGCCGTCGGCTCTGAGCTCGCAGGGAATTGGGGTCGGTGCGGCGCTCAAATGCCCAGCGGGATGCCGAGCACGATCCATGCCACGAAGAACACGATCCACACGGCTCCAGCGCCCAGCGCGAGCGGCACGGTCATCGAGGCGAGCGTCCCGATGCCTGCCGAGGGGATGTACTTCTTGAGCAGCGAGAGCACCCACAGGAAGTACGGATTGAGCGGGTTAATGGGGTTGGTAATGCAGTCGCCGATGCGCACCGCGGTCTGAGTGACCTCTGGGATGACGCCGACGCTGAACAGCATCGGGACCAGGATCAGACCGGTCAGCGAGTACATCGCGATCCCGCCGAGGGTGAATACGTTCATGATCGCGACGATGACCACCAGCAGAGCCAGCAGCAGCGGGATGGGGAGGTTGATCGCCTGGAGCAGGGTCGCGCCCCACACGGCGAGGATCCCGGCGATGTTGGTCCACTGGAAGTAGGCGACGAACTGAGAGATGAAGAAGAACAGAGCGATCACCGGACCCAGCTCCTTGACGCCATGGGCCATGAGGTTGCCGGTCTCGTTCTGGACAGACCCGACCGATCCCGACAGCTTTCCGTACACCAGGCCCGCTGCCAGGAACGCGAAAGCGGTGATGAGGGCAATCCCGGACATCACGGGGGAGCCCTCGAGGCCGCCGTCCTCCGCTCGCAGCGGTGAGTTCGAGGGGATCATCGCCAGCAGCACCACGACGACTATGCCCACCAGCGTGGTGGTCGCCCAGCGGCTGGCCCGCTTCTTCCGAGCGCTTTCCTCGGCCGAGGTCTCCCCGAAGGTCTTGACGTCGTCGGGCACCTCGGTCACCGGGCCCAGGATCGCGACCCGCTTCTCCAGGACCGTCTCGCACAGGATCGTGAACACCAGCGCCATCACGACCGAGGAGGCCGCGGTGAAGAAGATGGTCGAGACCGGGGTGACCGTGTAGCCGGCCTGGACGGTCTGGGCGGCGGCGGTGGTCACGCCGGCGAACATGGCATCCGAGGGGGTGATGAAGGGTGCCGCGTTGTAGGCGGCACCGGCGGAGACGAAGGCGAGCACCATGCCGGTGACCGGGTTGCGGCCGATCAGGTAGAAGGCGGTCGCTCCAATGGGGGCCATCACCACGTACGCGGCGTCGGAGGCCACGTGCGCGACCATGGCGGAAAAGGAGACCGCGAAGGTGACCATCTTCTTCGGGACGCGCTGGACGATACCGACCAGCAGGTTCTGCAGATACCCGGTCTGGGTGGCGACCGAGACGCCCATCATGATCACGAGCACCGTGCCGAAGGGCCCGAAGAGCATGAAGTTCTCGAGGCCGTCGTCGAGGGCCATCCGCACGCCTTCGGCCGACAGCAGGTTCTGCACCGATAACGACTCGCCGGAGTTCGTGTTGACCGAGACGCCCAGGGCGGACATCACCGCACTTGCCACCGTCAACACCACGATCAGGCAGACGAACAGCGCCACCGGGTGCGGGATCTTGTTGCCCACGACCTCGATGGCGCGCAGGAAGCTCTGCAGTGCCCGGTCGAAGCCGTTGGAGGTCAGCGACGGCGTCGTCGCCTTCGTGCTTGTCATGGGGAGGTCTCCTCAGGGCCGTACCAGCACTGCTTCGTGCGGCGCAGGACCAATTGGGGTGGCACCGAGCTCGTCAGCTCTCCGGGAAGCTGAGATCACAGGCATCACGCGAGATATTTCTGAGAAATCTACTGTGGATCTGTGAGGTACAGTACAGTCGGCGCTCGAGATGTCAAGCCCGGCTGAGCGCAGAGTAGCCTCCATTAGCTGCCTGAAAGGGGAATCGTGAATCAGGCAAACAGGTCACTCGCCTCACAGGCGTACGCCGCGCTCAAGCGCGACATCATCCGGTGCGAGATCCCGCCCGGAGAGCTGATCCTCGAGGCTTGGCTAGCCGAGCGTTACGGGATGAGCAAAACCCCGATCCGCCAGGCGATCGGCCGGTTGGAGACGGAGGGGCTGGTCTCCGTCGTCCCCCGCAAAGGAACGTTCGTCAAGGCAGTCAGCGATGCCGACGTGCGGGACAACTTCAACCTGAGACTCCTGCTCGAGCCCGAGGCCGCGGCCATCGCATCGAAGCGAGCCACGGGAGAGGACATCATCCGACTCGAGGAGCTGGCGAACCTGACCATGCACGGCCTGGAGGACCCGCGGGAGAAACACGAGGTCAATCGGATTTTCCACACAGCCATCGCTGAGGCCGCGCATGTGCGGCTCCTCGAGGTCATGGTGGGCACGCTGCATGAAGAGAACGAGCGGTATCTCAACTACAAGATGTTCGTCGGGCAGAAGTCCGAGAAGATTACCAACCACCTGAACATCGTCGAGCTGATCAAGAACGGCTCCGAGGAAGAGATCCGAGAGAACGTCGCCTCCGGTATCACCAAGGCCAGACAGTGGATCCTCGACGCGATGACCGAGGAATTACGCGGAGGCTACTGACGAGGATCCTGGCGAGATCCTCCCTGCTACGCGCGCTCGCCCTCCCCGGACGTGCACTTGTATCGCTCTGTCTTCACGCGAGTCCCCGACGTGCGGACACTCCGTCTGGACACCATCCTGTGACGCCCCGCCTCATTTCCGAAGCACCCGATACTTTCACGTAGCACTCACGGGCCTCTCAACGATGCACACCCACGATCAGAGCCCAGCTCCGGGCCGCCATTCGATTCGTGGCGACTCTCCTTCGGGGAAATAGCGGCGGCGTCGCCACTGCAGTCGCAGGATGTATATCCGCGTCGGTACCGCTCCGGACTTGCGGCTGTTGTGGAACGGACAAAGCGCCTGCTGGTTGCTCCTCGCCGTCCAGCCGCCGCGCGACCAGGGGAAGATGTGGTCACCCTGCGTGGGGGTGTTCGTACAACGGTGCCAAAGGATCGACTTGTGCTCGCACCTGAGCCCTGCGCGCTCGAACGCGGCCCGACGCTCGGCCACGGTGAAGCCACGGCGGGGATCCCTTGAGGTGCAGGCTCCGCCGGCCGGGGACGCCAGCACCACACAAACGAGCAGCGAGACGGCGATAGGCGCCAGCAGCCAGGGGTGCTGGCCGATCACGCCGAGGACGGCCTCGAGCACCTGCAGGGCGCCGCTGAGCACCGATGCCTCCGTCATGACGTCCAATCCTCTTCTCGCTCGACGTGAGGCGGGCCGTCGACTCATCCGCGATGGGATGCGTCGACGGCCCGCCGTAACCGCGTAGGGTCAGAAGTCGAAGTCGTCGTCCGAGCCTGCGTCGTCGGCGCCGGCCTTGACGGAGGCGCTGGCCTTCGCCTTTGGCTTCGAGGAGGAGCGGTTGCCGTTGCCCTTGCGGCGGGTGGCCGTGGTCGTGGCGAACTTGTTCGAGGGCCCGGCCTCCTCGACGATCAGCTCGAGGGTCGAGCGCTCGTTGCCCTCCTTGTCGGTGAAGTCGTTCTGCTTGAGCTTGCCGACGAGGATCACGCGATCGCCCTTCGAGTGGGACTCGGCGAAATTCTCGCCGGACTCACGCCAGTAGGAAGCCCGCACGAACGTCGGCTCCCCATCCACCCACTCCTCGGACTCTCTGTCGAAGATCCGGTCGTTGTGCGCGACGGAGAACGAGGCGACCGGGATGTTCTTCTTGGTGTGGCGCAGCTCGGGGTCGGCCGTCAGCTGACCGACGACCGTGACGATGTTGTCCAGAGCCATGTGAACTCTCCTCTTTGGTATGCGTGACATCGCTGATGCTCTGCCACATGGCTGCAACCCCTCGGGGGCCGCGGCGGGACGATCCCGCACACCGCACCAGTGGGCGAAGCCAACACCTCACAGGACGTGCCAGGGCGACGCCCTTCAGCCGGAGCGTGCAGCAACAGACGGGCTCAATCCGTCGACCGAGACCGTTGCCGGGTCGATCGCGCCAGAGTTGATCGCATCGGACATCGCCCGCAGCTGGCCGCGCCAATGCCCGGGCTCGATCACGACGCAGCACAGCGCCGGCGTCGACACGAGGGCCGGAAGTCTGCCCGCAGCAAGGAGCTCAGTCAGCCGGCGCTGCGCGGTCGCAGGGACGCGCACGGACCCGTTCTCAGTCTCAAGCCGCAGATGCACCCCGGTGCCTCGCCCTGCGCGGGGCGTGGCGAGCTCGAACCCTTCCCCACTGACCTCACTCAGCGCCTCCTGCAGCTGCCGCCACTCAACGGTCCTGACGATGTCCTGGATCCCGAAGTCCTTCTCAGCATCTCCGGGCTCCGAAACCTGCGGAGCTGGCCCATGCTCCGGGGCCTCCAGCGGGGTCTCCCCCGGCGTGGACGGGTCGGACTCGGACGCGACCTCGGAGACCGCCAGGCGGTCCACGCCCGGGATGACCTCCCCGTCGTCGTCACTCGAGATGCCCGGGTCCGAGCTCGAGTCCGACCTACGCGGCTCCGGGGTGCCGTCAGCCAGCATCCACCCCACGGCCAGGACCGGGTCGCCCTCAGCGTCACGATCAGGGTCCTCCACCGCCATGAACTCGACGTTCGACAACACGATCGAATGCTCGAGCGTGGTCTCCGTGCTGGACTCCCCCGTCACCTCGTCTGTGACTTCCCGCTCGACCTCCCGGATGCGAACCGTGCCGCGGATCTCAACCAGATCCCCGAGCTCCGGCATCCCGATCTCCTTCAGGTCGGAGTGGACGTCCGCGAATCCGACTGTCTGGATCGAGGTGTGTGCGTTCTCCAACTCCATCGTCACCATCCACGTGCCCTTGCGGGTCAGCCGCTCCGTGAACGCAGAGACGACTCCGCCGGTGCGGACCCTGGCACCGTCCGTGCCGGGCAGCTTGTGCAGCCCCACGGGTGGCTTAGGCGCTGCGTCGTCGCCCGCATCGACCCGGTACAGGTCGGCGATCTGGCGAGCGAGGGCCTTCGTGGGATGGGTGCCGGTGATCGCGAGGATGCTGGCCCGCTGCCGTGACGCCTTCTCCAGCACCGAGTACTCCATCTGCGGGAGGCGAACGCCGGGATCCTTCGCGACGGCGCGGGAAGCGATCACGTGCCCCAGGCGGTATCCATGGCCGACGTGGTCGAACGCGCCGGCCTGAGCGAGAGCCGTCAGCTGGGCGCTGGTGACGGACTTCTTCTTCCCGCCGTCGTCGCTGGCGGGCACGATCACGCGGGTGGCGACCTCAGCCATCGAGGCGAACTTCCCGCCCCGGTCACGTTCGGCGACGATCTCGGCTGCGATCGCTCCGACGCCCTTGATCTCGCCCAGTCCGAGCCAGACTGCACCGTCGCGCGCGATGGTGTGCTCGTCGGAAGTGTTGATGTCGGGGGCCTGGACGGTGACGCCCTCGGCGCGCAGCGAGCGGATCGTCGCAACGCGCAGGTGGGCCTTGTCCTTGCCGGAACCGGTGAACCGCAACACGGCAGCCCCGAACTCGGCCGGCCAGTTCGCCTTCAGGTACGCGGTCTGGAAGGCCAGGGCCCCGTAGGCCGCAGTGTGCGAGCGGTTGAACGAGTAGCGTCCCGAGCCCTCGAACGCGGTCCACAACCGTTCCGCGGTCTGCGCGGAGATCCCCGGGACAGGGGACTGTCCGTCCTCGGCAACGCCCGTTCGCTGAGCGCCGGCAATGAAGTCGGGTTTGAGGGAGTCGATCAGGTCTTGCTTCTTTTTCGAGATCGCACGGCGGAGGTTGTTCGCCCTTGCCGCGTCGAACTTCCCGACGATCTTCCCCAGGCGCATCATCTGCTCCTGGAACAGGATCACGCCCTGAGACTGCCCCAATACGGACGCAATCACGTCCTGCTCGGCGGGATCGGTGGTCAGGGAGTCGTAGGAGACGGGTGCCTTGCCACCTGTGCGCTCTGCCCATTCGGTGTGCATGCCGGCGCTCATCGGACCCGGCCGGTAGGCAGCGATCAGCGCCGCGAGGTCATCGAGCGTGTGAGGGAGCGCGGTAGTCAGCAGATCGCGCATCCCGGCGGATTCGAGCTGGAAGACGCCGGTGGAGTCGCCGCGGCCCAGCAGCTCCCAGGCCGCCTCGCCGCGCGGGCCGTCGGTGCGCAGCTCGAGCAGGTCGAAGTCGATCTCGCCCTGGGTGGCGATGACGTTCTGTTCGGTGGCCTTCACGATGTCGAGGTTCCGCAGTCCGAGGACATCCATCTTCAGCAGCCCGAAGTCGGCGATGTCCCCGCCGTCCCATTCGGTGACCCACTCCCCCTCGACCAGACGCATCGGCACCAGCGGGGTGAGGTTCTCGTCAGAGACGACGACCCCGCAGGGATGCGTGCCGGGGCTAACGACGACTCCTTCGAGGACGGCGGCGTACTCCATCATCGTGGCCACGCCGTAGCGGGCCCGGCGCCGCGTCCCCGGGCTGGGTAGGTCATCGCCGTCCTGGGCCGCGAGGTGGTCGCGAAGGGTCTGGCCGGCCTCGTAGCGGTCCCGCAATGCGGCGGCTTCTTTCGCGCTCATGCCGGTGGTGTCCGGTGGTTCCGCACGTAGGAGCATCGCCAGGCCCGCGCAGTCGGTAGGGAGCTGCTTCTTGACGTCGGCGACGGTGCTGACGGGGATCTCGAGGTAGCGGCCGGCGGAGTCGATGGCGCGCTTGGCCTTGTTGGTGCCGTGCATGCCGAGGCGGCACACGTTGTCGTGGCCGTAGCGGACGGATAGGTAGTCGATCACCTCACCGCGACGTTCCTTCTCGAAGTCGACGTCGATGTCGGGCATCTCGGTCCGCTCGAGATCCAGGAACCGCTCGAACAGCAGTCCGCCTTCGATCGGGTCGATTCCGACGATCTGCAGGCTGTACGAGACTGCCGAGCCGGGTGCTGACCCGCGGCCGGGACCAACATGGATCGGATCCTTGAGCTCCCTGTCGGGGTGCTCGGTGTCATGGTCGTGGCGGGTGGTCCAGTCGTGGGCGGTCCAGTCGGAGCGGGCCCACGTGATGAGGTCTTCGACGAGCAGGAAGTAGTCCATGACGCCGAGGCGGCAGATCACCGACAGCTCGAACTTCAGCCGCGCGGACACTTCGGTGGGTAGGTCTTCGCCCCAGCGTTGTACAGCGCCGGCGTGGACGCGATGCATGAAGTAGCTGAACGTGACAGGATCCGTGCCGTCAGCGGCCGAAGACGGCACCGTGTAGCGCTTGAACGTGCCGTCCTCGAGGCCGGTGGTGAACCAAGCCGGGATCGGGAAGCTCGGCACCCGCAGCCGGGTCTCGGGGAAGACGTCGGCCTCGATCCGAGCGGCGATGCGCACGGTCTCGTCGCAGCCCCGCTGCCAGATCTCATCACCCGGTCGCAGCGCGCGCATCTGAGCCTCGGTGCGGAAGAACTGACCGGAGCCACTGAACCGGTACCGGTCAGGATCATTGATGGTGCGGCCGGACTGACCCAACGCGATATGGGCCTCGTGGACGGGCTGCTCGTCTTCGGCGATGTAGTGGGAATCGTTGGTGACCACGACCGGCAGATCGTTGCGGGCCGCGATCTCGTACAGACCGGTAAGGGCGCGTTCCTGGGCTGCCTGACCATGGTCGGCGAGCTCGACGTACACGTTCTCGCGACCGACAGCTTCGATGAGCCTCTCAAGATTCGCCTGTGCCCGCTCAGCTTCTGCGGCGTCGGCTGCGGGGTCGGCGTCGGTGATGCGGGAAAGGGGTCCGGCGATAGGACCGCCGACGCAGCCGGTCAGTACGATCAGACCCTCGGCGTGCTCAGCGAGAAGCTCGTAGTCGATCAGCGGATACTTCCCCGCCTTGGACTCCTGCGAGCGGTTCGACATCTCGATGAGGTTCTGCAGGCCGGCCTGGGTGGAGGCGAGGATCGTCAAGTGTTCGTAGCGCTTCGTCTTCGTCGCCGCCCGAGTGCTCGAGGCCGAGGAGCCGCCCGGGTCGAGATCGTCGGAGTCCGCGGCGACCTGGATCGTGCCCGGGTCATGCCGGGTGCCGGAGACGACGACGTAGGCCTCGATGCCCGGAATCGGCGTGACGGTGCCGGACTTCGCACAGGCGGTGCGGAGAGCCCAGAGGGAAGCGAGTCGTCCATGGTCGGTGATCGCCAGAGCGGTCTGACCATCGGCTGCGGCAGCGTCCACGAGGCGGGCCACGGAGGACAGACCGTCGAAGTCGGAGTACTCCGAGTGGGTGTGGAGGTGGACGAAACCAGCAGTGCTCACCGAGATCCCTTTCGACGCCATTCCCGTGCAAGTGCGCAGTGGGCGCGGCGGCCCCCTCGCGGGACGAGCCCGGCAAGTCGCTCGTTCGCAGTTTCGGCGCCGTCGCACTCCCCCGGTCCGGAACCGATAGAGAATTCCCTTATAAGGTCATACCGGGGAACGTGGGATATGTACGCAAACCCGGGCTGACCTGCACATTATGCGTTGGCACCACGGTGGCACTGACCTCGTGCGCAGAGCGCCGGAAATGTGTTCCGACCTGCTGCAACAGGCGAATCTCCCAGAAATGGTGAATGGTGGCACCTCGTTGGCGAACCCGGGGTGACCTGCACGGATGCTTGACAATCCTGAGGCGGCTCAACCCGCTCATTGGGCGGGGATCCTTCCTGTCGAGGCGTGCACGTTGGCGCAGCGCCGACGAACCCCCCTGCAAAACTGCAGGTCAGACTGGGTTTGCCAACAGCGCCAACGGGGCGCCAACGCCTGAGAGTCGGTATTTGTGCAGGTCAGACCCCGTTTGACACCAAATCCCACATTGCGCGCCGGAAACTGCATACGTATAGGGGATCTGGTTTCATATCTCCTCTTACTACTACTACCTACTTCTCTATAAAGGTTATAGTGGGAGATGTGGGATATGGGGGTAAACGCGAACTGACCTGCACGTTTGATGGGTGGAGCGCGTTGGCGTTGGGGTGGAGCAAATCGCCGAAAGC from Brachybacterium sacelli includes the following:
- the dnaE gene encoding DNA polymerase III subunit alpha — translated: MSTAGFVHLHTHSEYSDFDGLSSVARLVDAAAADGQTALAITDHGRLASLWALRTACAKSGTVTPIPGIEAYVVVSGTRHDPGTIQVAADSDDLDPGGSSASSTRAATKTKRYEHLTILASTQAGLQNLIEMSNRSQESKAGKYPLIDYELLAEHAEGLIVLTGCVGGPIAGPLSRITDADPAADAAEAERAQANLERLIEAVGRENVYVELADHGQAAQERALTGLYEIAARNDLPVVVTNDSHYIAEDEQPVHEAHIALGQSGRTINDPDRYRFSGSGQFFRTEAQMRALRPGDEIWQRGCDETVRIAARIEADVFPETRLRVPSFPIPAWFTTGLEDGTFKRYTVPSSAADGTDPVTFSYFMHRVHAGAVQRWGEDLPTEVSARLKFELSVICRLGVMDYFLLVEDLITWARSDWTAHDWTTRHDHDTEHPDRELKDPIHVGPGRGSAPGSAVSYSLQIVGIDPIEGGLLFERFLDLERTEMPDIDVDFEKERRGEVIDYLSVRYGHDNVCRLGMHGTNKAKRAIDSAGRYLEIPVSTVADVKKQLPTDCAGLAMLLRAEPPDTTGMSAKEAAALRDRYEAGQTLRDHLAAQDGDDLPSPGTRRRARYGVATMMEYAAVLEGVVVSPGTHPCGVVVSDENLTPLVPMRLVEGEWVTEWDGGDIADFGLLKMDVLGLRNLDIVKATEQNVIATQGEIDFDLLELRTDGPRGEAAWELLGRGDSTGVFQLESAGMRDLLTTALPHTLDDLAALIAAYRPGPMSAGMHTEWAERTGGKAPVSYDSLTTDPAEQDVIASVLGQSQGVILFQEQMMRLGKIVGKFDAARANNLRRAISKKKQDLIDSLKPDFIAGAQRTGVAEDGQSPVPGISAQTAERLWTAFEGSGRYSFNRSHTAAYGALAFQTAYLKANWPAEFGAAVLRFTGSGKDKAHLRVATIRSLRAEGVTVQAPDINTSDEHTIARDGAVWLGLGEIKGVGAIAAEIVAERDRGGKFASMAEVATRVIVPASDDGGKKKSVTSAQLTALAQAGAFDHVGHGYRLGHVIASRAVAKDPGVRLPQMEYSVLEKASRQRASILAITGTHPTKALARQIADLYRVDAGDDAAPKPPVGLHKLPGTDGARVRTGGVVSAFTERLTRKGTWMVTMELENAHTSIQTVGFADVHSDLKEIGMPELGDLVEIRGTVRIREVEREVTDEVTGESSTETTLEHSIVLSNVEFMAVEDPDRDAEGDPVLAVGWMLADGTPEPRRSDSSSDPGISSDDDGEVIPGVDRLAVSEVASESDPSTPGETPLEAPEHGPAPQVSEPGDAEKDFGIQDIVRTVEWRQLQEALSEVSGEGFELATPRAGRGTGVHLRLETENGSVRVPATAQRRLTELLAAGRLPALVSTPALCCVVIEPGHWRGQLRAMSDAINSGAIDPATVSVDGLSPSVAARSG